A part of Salmo trutta chromosome 15, fSalTru1.1, whole genome shotgun sequence genomic DNA contains:
- the LOC115149158 gene encoding zinc-binding protein A33-like, translating into MRSLKEGMNIRSKNHREVEKLQLTSPHYVEVEKSDKKSSKYREGELPMQTTQENQRSSSMAGQVSKSSAQRLSRDLTCSICLDLFKQPVSLPCDHTFCQACIAGYWTGPRGQVQGGSGSCPQCRKVFPGQSYRPNRIVGNIVESYCQGLEEREGLLGDTGVPERSLASAPAPCCGRHREELKLYCEEDQELLCLVCGLSQEHRNHNMVCVQEAQQSYRASLSSSMDSLKGELNTALQCERETEDEVKKLKEHTADLKQRIEAQFSDLHQFLYQEEKLLQVKLKTEERRELIRLDEHKALLCVEVCRLQRALNEIEDKLREQDPFTLLRNIKTLVQRPTPKFEKPTLTAPSLCEGRFAGPLQYRVWKSLKGSIYPVPAAITLNSSTANPWLSLTSSLTCVRYQTFNHSVQDNPNRFNAALSLLGSQGFTHGRHYWEIEVYSSTVWTVGVARETVSRKGVIKALPANGFWTLSLSYGIQYMACTSPPTVLSLEEPLARIGVYLDYKRGLVSFYNAESMTHLYTFRETFTETLYPYFNLGFLDKVHENEPLKVFLPKI; encoded by the exons ATGAGAAGTCTGAAAGAAGGAATGAACATAAGGAGTAAGAATCACAGAGAGGTGGAGAAACTCCAGTTAACGTCTCCACACTACGTCGAGGTGGAGAAATCAGACAAGAAAAGTTCCAAATACAGGGAGGGGGAGCTTCCAATGCAAACTACACAGGAAAATCAGAGGTCGTCTAGTATGGCTGGGCAAGTATCCAAGAGCTCAGCGCAGCGACTCAGCCGAGACCTGACCTGTTCTATCTGCCTGGACCTCTTCAAGCAGCCTGTCTCCCTGCCCTGTGACCACACCTTCTGCCAGGCATGTATCGCTGGATACTGGACGGGCCCCAGAGGCCAGGTTCAGGGGGGGTCCGGATCCTGTCCCCAGTGCAGGAAGGTCTTCCCTGGCCAGAGCTACCGGCCCAACCGCATTGTGGGTAACATAGTGGAGAGCTACTGCCagggcctggaggagagagaggggctgctGGGGGACACTGGGGTACCAGAGAGGAGCCTTGCTTCTGCTCCTGCCCCGTGCTGTGGCCGGCACCGAGAGGAGCTGAAGCTCTACTGTGAGGAGGACCAAGAGCTGTTGTGTCTGGTGTGTGGACTCTCTCAGGAGCACCGGAACCACAACATGGTGTGTGTCCAAGAGGCACAGCAGAGTTACAGG GCGTCTCTCAGCAGTTCCATGGACTCTCTGAAAGGGGAGCTGAACACGGCCCTGCAGTGTGAGAGAGAAACTGAGGACGAGGTTAAGAAGCTCAAG GAGCACACGGCAGACCTGAAGCAGCGCATCGAGGCCCAGTTCAGCGACCTGCACCAGTTCCTgtaccaggaagagaagctgctgcagGTGAAGCTGAAGACAGAGGAGCGCAGGGAGCTGATCAGGCTGGACGAACACAAGGCCCTGCTCTGTGTGGAGGTCTGCCGTCTGCAGAGGGCCCTGAATGAGATCGAGGACAAGCTGAGGGAGCAGGACCCCTTTACATTGCTGCGG AATATCAAGACCCTGGTCCAGAG GCCGACGCCCAAGTTTGAAAAGCCTACTCTCACGGCCCCCAGCCTGTGTGAGGGTCGGTTCGCAGGGCCCCTGCAGTACCGAGTGTGGAAATCATTGAAAGGAAGCATTTACCCAG TTCCGGCCGCCATCACCTTGAATTCGAGCACGGCCAACCCCTGGCTTAGCCTGACCTCCTCCCTCACCTGTGTCCGCTACCAGACCTTCAACCACTCTGTCCAGGACAACCCCAACCGCTTCAATGCTGCGTTGTCCCTGTTGGGCAGTCAGGGCTTCACCCACGGCCGCCACTACTGGGAGATAGAGGTCTACAGCAGCACTGTGTGGACCGTGGGTGTGGCTAGAGAAACTGTATCGAGGAAGGGAGTAATCAAAGCCTTGCCGGCCAATGGCTTTTGGACCCTGTCCCTGTCCTATGGAATACAGTACATGGCCTGTACATCGCCCCCTACTGTGCTTTCACTGGAGGAGCCTCTGGCTAGAATAGGGGTATATCTGGATTATAAGAGGGGTCTGGTTTCTTTCTACAATGCAGAGAGCATGACACATCTCTATACGTTCCGTGAAACCTTCACAGAGACGTTGTACCCCTACTTCAATCTGGGATTCCTGGATAAAGTGCATGAGAATGAGCCCCTCAAAGTTTTCCTTCCCAAAATCTGA